The sequence below is a genomic window from Wyeomyia smithii strain HCP4-BCI-WySm-NY-G18 chromosome 1, ASM2978416v1, whole genome shotgun sequence.
CGCCAAGAAACCCAAGAAGCCATCGACTCACCCACCAGTGAACGACATGGTTTTGGCCGCTATCAAGACCCTCAAGGAACGTAACGGATCCTCGCTGCAGGCCATCAAGAAGTATATTGCCGCTAATTACAAATGCGACGTTGCGAAGCTGGCTCCGTTCTTGAAGAAAGCCCTGAAATCGGGTGTCGAGAAGGGAACGCTGGTCCAGACTAAGGGATCTGGTGCTTCCGGTTCATTCAAGGTTAAGGCCGATGCAAAGAAACCAGCTGGAGAGAAGAAAGCTAAGAAACCCAAGAAGGAAACTAAAGCCAAGAAACCCGCTGGCGAGAAAAAGGTTGCCAAGAAACCAAAAGCCACCGCTGCCAAGAAAACCGGTGAAAAGAAGGCCAAGGCAGCTCCTGCCAAGGCCGCCAAAAAGGCCGCTGGAGTGAAAAAGGCTACTGCCCCCAAACAGAAAGCCACAAAGCCATCGAAAACTGCAGCTAAGAAACCGAAAACCCCGAAACCAAAGAAGGCTGCTGCTCCGGCCAAAAAAGCTGCCCCGAAAAAAGCCGCAGCCAAGAAGTAAATGTCCAATCGAATAACCAAAATTTGGTTTAAAACAATCAGTCCTTTTCAGGACTACAAACAATATACTCGAAGAAGTTGATTTTACTGTATCAACAATTTTACTGAGATATTTTTACTGCAGTTTAAGTCCAAGAGAGATTAGTTAAACCTAATTTCACTGGAATTAACGTAAGAATACGTGATGTAGAACGCAAAAATAGAATAATATCCCTAGAACCTGTAATGATAGtcaatttttttgttaaaatcaaAAACAAGTACTTTCAttaaaaatgtggtttgaatcAATTGTTATTGTTTTGCGCAGTTTGCCCCGAATGAGAAATATTTCGTTTTATCTTCCTGGTGCAAATTGTTTCGTGAATATGGATGAACAGTTTTATTGTCGAATCCCAAATTTCTTGGAAACAAAATGCGGTTCTAGAATACCTAACACTATCATTTTCCCTTACGTTTCCTAACATATcaaattccctgatattttgAGCACCAATCATTATGAAATGATTGCATTAAAAAAGGCATTATGAACGCATTTACTACTGTGCATTATTCCGAAATTGTTAGAATGTTTCTTTTTATCCAAATAACATCAAACGATAATTTGTACGAGATATGGAAAAAGAGACTTGAGGTGCAAAACGAGACCATTCCGTGAAAcgaaaaattaaacattttaagGATTAGCATCACCTATATAGTAATGTGTATATACAGGAACATGGTCTAATTACAACACAACTTAAAAGGTTCAAGTAGACCTTCATTCATAATTTTgtggccttgaaaaaggcctttTGTCGTTAGCAGATCGAATTATTTAACCTCCAAATCCATACAGCGTGCGTCCCTGACGTTTAAGAGCGTAGACAACATCCATGGCGGTGACGGTCTTGCGCTTAGCGTGTTCAGTATAGGTAACAGCATCTCGAATGACATTTTCTAGGAAAACCTTCAGCACACCACGAGTTTCCTCATAGATTAGACCTGAAATACGCTTGACACCTCCACGACGAGCCAAACGACGAATAGCGGGCTTGGTAATACCCTGGATGTTATCACGAAGAACTTTGCGATGACGCTTAGCGCCTCCCTTTCCGAGTCCTTTTCCTCCTTTACCACGACCAGTCATTTTTGCTTTCTATTGAACGCTTGAACGAACGAATGAAACTAATGCCGAGCCCGACCTTCAGTCGCTTTTATACCTGAGAGGGTTAGAAATTGTCGATGTTTCTGATTCCTGATTGGTTGGACAGTAGAATAGGGTGCAGtataaaaaaggccaaaatgaaTTTTTTCGTCATTATTCGTTCAACTTTCAAAGTGATCGTTTTACTGGTGAACTTAATCTACAATGGCTCGTACCAAGCAGACTGCTCGTAAATCCACTGGAGGAAAAGCTCCTCGTAAGCAGTTGGCCACAAAAGCAGCCCGTAAAAGTGCCCCGGCTACTGGAGGAGTAAAGAAGCCTCATCGTTATCGTCCAGGAACAGTGGCTCTGCGTGAAATCCGTCGTTATCAAAAATCGACTGAGCTTCTGATCCGCAAACTTCCGTTCCAGCGTTTGGTTCGTGAAATCGCTCAGGATTTCAAGACTGATCTTCGTTTCCAGAGCTCGGCTGTTATGGCTCTGCAGGAAGCTAGTGAAGCCTATCTAGTCGGTCTCTTTGAAGATACCAATCTATGTGCCATCCACGCCAAGCGTGTGACCATCATGCCCAAGGACATCCAATTGGCTCGCCGTATCCGTGGTGAACGCGCCTAAGTTGGCTATCGGCTTTCGTTTGATCTCACACTACACAACAAACggcccttctcagggccacaAACGATTTGAATGAAGACGTCGATATTGTTTTTCCAACTTCTTCGCGGTCTGTTACGGTAAATCTGATATTCTGATATCACGATATTCATTGATGTTACCTACCTATGTTTCTACTGTTTTCTAAAACATTGGTTCAACTGGTACGGCAAAAAACTTTGAGGCAAGTTGTCATTAGTTACATTTACTAGTAACTAACTATGACTTGCTATGTCGTCAATCTGTGGTTGAATTAGATTGTTTCTTTTCAACTCTATTtctattattttgcattttccgTTATTTTGGCGCTCTTGCATTTAATCCTGCTGATTTTTATTGTAATAGTGTCGAGAAAATTCTTCGAAAGCCAACTCTGCAAGAATAGATCAATATTATTGTGTTTGACTGAAGccaaaacataaatttcattACCTGATGCCTTAACTCCAATAACTCCAATGCTCCAATaacagaagaaaacaaaaacttcAACTATTATAGCACATGAGATTATGGCAACCAGACCAAAAGCGGAAATAATGAACATTTTCACATCTTGAAACTTCGTGAGTGCGAATTCAATGTTTACAAAACAATTATGCATACCATATTTTTCCATAGCCAATAACAATCTCCCAAACGAGTTAGCGCGAAACCCTTCATAAGATAAAATATAATTTACTTATTTACATAtggatattgaaaaatattgtttgatcAACGATGCATTTAATAATCTGCAGAAAAAATAGCATTACatttaaaaccatttatttAAGATTTTAAACTTAGAAATATCTATGCTTTCAAGCTCAAATATTAGCCCAGAAAAACAGAAGAGTTTAAATTAGGAACTGTCGATTCTAATTTCTGTAAAACACTTTTACTGGTATATTCCAAATGACTTAAGCTtaaaaatgtatcaaaataaatttttataatgaatttttaaattcttcgtaatcaatcaatcaatcgagATACTTCGACGTGCAACTTGTCGAGTCGAGTCGTCTCGTCTCCAGTAATAGGACCCATAATTTCTAGTAGAATCTTCCAAACAATTCGCACTTGGTAGGCATATTTACGGTTCATGAACATACCAAATACTATTAGAAATATTACTGTTACTAAAAATACAATGTTCCATTTCTGTTTTCCCAACAAGAGAAGTTCAATACCGCttcgattattatttgttgGCCCTGAGAAGGGCCGTTTTACATAAGATTGTCTGAAATATTTACTTGGAGCTAGTGTACTTGGTGACAGCCTTGGTTCCCTCAGAGACGGCATGTTTGGCCAATTCTCCTGGCAACAACAGACGGACTGAGGTCTGAACCTCGCGAGAAGTAATGGTGGATCGCTTGTTGTAGTGAGCCAGGCGAGAAGCTTCAGCAGCAATGCGTTCgaaaatatcgttcacaaaGCTGTTCATGATGCTCATGGCCTTCGACGAGATTCCGGTGTCCGGGTGGACTTGCTTCAGGACCTTGTAGATGTAGATGGCGTAGCTCTCCTTGCGACGtggcttcttcttcttcttgtcgCCCTTCGTGATGTTCTTCTGAGCCTTGCCCGACTTCTTGGCGGCCTTTCCACTAGTCTTCGGTGGCATTTTGACGGTAGTTTAGCTTCGTTTACCTCTCGGAAAATGATGTTGCTTGCCGCAGTGAGTCGCCTTTTTATACCTGCGCAAAACAGATCCGAAGCGCGTCCCTTTTGTAAAATTCTACTATTCCGTTACCTGCGTGACCCAACCCACCGATCAATAACAGCTCAGTGTAATTGTATATAAGGGGATTGTTCCCTGCATTTGGTATCAGTTTAACGCTACTTCTCAggtaaaataaactaaaactctACTACAACAAAATGTCTGGACGCGGTAAAGGAGGCAAAGTTAAGGGAAAGGCAAAGTCCCGTTCATCTCGTGCTGGTCTCCAGTTCCCGGTAGGTCGTATTCACCGTCTGCTGCGAAAGGGAAACTATGCCGAACGCGTCGGTGCTGGTGCTCCGGTATATCTAGCAGCCGTTATGGAATATTTGGCTGCTGAAGTTTTGGAATTGGCAGGAAATGCTGCCCGTGACAACAAGAAGACCCGTATTATCCCGCGTCATCTGCAGTTGGCCATCCGTAACGACGAGGAGTTGAACAAACTTCTGTCCGGTGTCACCATTGCCCAGGGAGGTGTCTTGCCAAACATTCAAGCCGTTCTGTTGCCCAAGAAGACCGAGAAGAAAGCCTAAGCGACAAGCCCATcgaccaaaaacaaaaaccgtCCTTTTCAGGACGAACAAAATTGTATACGATGAGTTGAAGTATTTTTTAACTAACGTATTCGAACTGATTTATTCCAACTATGCGATGCAAACCTCAAACATGTTTTAATGTTTCTACTTTATATGCTTTACGTtttcatattttacctaaaagtAAATATGGAAAACACCAACATTACCAAAGATAGGTAAACCTTTATTGGAACATGAAATACATTTCGAAAATGAAATAGCTAAACAAATACACTAGCCACAAAGTAGTCTCTGGATTTtac
It includes:
- the LOC129732974 gene encoding histone H1-like; protein product: MADTVAPAAAPAATSAAKAPKKTKAPKGDAKKPKKPSTHPPVNDMVLAAIKTLKERNGSSLQAIKKYIAANYKCDVAKLAPFLKKALKSGVEKGTLVQTKGSGASGSFKVKADAKKPAGEKKAKKPKKETKAKKPAGEKKVAKKPKATAAKKTGEKKAKAAPAKAAKKAAGVKKATAPKQKATKPSKTAAKKPKTPKPKKAAAPAKKAAPKKAAAKK
- the LOC129733194 gene encoding histone H4 encodes the protein MTGRGKGGKGLGKGGAKRHRKVLRDNIQGITKPAIRRLARRGGVKRISGLIYEETRGVLKVFLENVIRDAVTYTEHAKRKTVTAMDVVYALKRQGRTLYGFGG
- the LOC129733035 gene encoding histone H3; this encodes MARTKQTARKSTGGKAPRKQLATKAARKSAPATGGVKKPHRYRPGTVALREIRRYQKSTELLIRKLPFQRLVREIAQDFKTDLRFQSSAVMALQEASEAYLVGLFEDTNLCAIHAKRVTIMPKDIQLARRIRGERA
- the LOC129733144 gene encoding histone H2B, coding for MPPKTSGKAAKKSGKAQKNITKGDKKKKKPRRKESYAIYIYKVLKQVHPDTGISSKAMSIMNSFVNDIFERIAAEASRLAHYNKRSTITSREVQTSVRLLLPGELAKHAVSEGTKAVTKYTSSK
- the LOC129733121 gene encoding histone H2A produces the protein MSGRGKGGKVKGKAKSRSSRAGLQFPVGRIHRLLRKGNYAERVGAGAPVYLAAVMEYLAAEVLELAGNAARDNKKTRIIPRHLQLAIRNDEELNKLLSGVTIAQGGVLPNIQAVLLPKKTEKKA